One Pectobacterium carotovorum DNA segment encodes these proteins:
- a CDS encoding YiiQ family protein, which translates to MTRKRIASLLVLSSLVLYQTHAAADPTFPPKPSANAPYLLAGAPTFDQTITQFRSRYNLSNPTLPIGEFRVVDTGNITSMLTRAASRINDHLYASTALEKGTGKIKTLQITWLPQPQSEQETTARRKQAIDYMAALARTFAPSLTEEQSVKKVTELLEKGKGKRFYPQTEGALRYVVADDGEKGLTFAVEPIKLTLSEP; encoded by the coding sequence ATGACACGAAAACGCATCGCTTCACTTTTGGTTTTATCATCGCTGGTGCTGTACCAGACTCACGCGGCAGCCGACCCGACGTTCCCGCCTAAACCCTCAGCCAATGCGCCTTACCTGCTGGCCGGAGCCCCAACCTTTGATCAAACCATCACGCAGTTCCGTTCCCGTTACAACCTGAGCAACCCAACGCTGCCGATCGGTGAATTTCGGGTTGTCGACACCGGTAATATCACCAGCATGCTGACCCGCGCCGCCAGCCGAATCAACGACCACCTCTATGCCTCAACCGCGCTGGAAAAAGGCACTGGGAAAATCAAAACGCTGCAAATCACCTGGCTACCGCAGCCGCAGAGCGAACAAGAAACCACGGCGCGTCGTAAGCAGGCCATCGACTATATGGCTGCGCTGGCACGCACGTTCGCCCCGTCGCTGACGGAAGAACAGAGCGTGAAAAAAGTCACCGAACTGCTGGAAAAAGGCAAAGGAAAGCGCTTTTATCCGCAAACGGAAGGTGCCTTGCGTTATGTTGTTGCAGATGATGGCGAAAAAGGGCTAACTTTTGCTGTTGAACCGATTAAGCTAACGCTATCTGAACCGTGA
- the tpiA gene encoding triose-phosphate isomerase produces the protein MRHPLVMGNWKLNGSTHMVNELIAGLRKELSTVDGCGVAIAPPALYLDQANHQLAGSRIALGAQNVDVNLSGAFTGETSADMLKDIGAKYIIIGHSERRTYHKESDEFIAKKFGVLKDAGLIPVLCIGETEAENEAGQTEAVCARQLDAVLNTLGAKAFENTVVAYEPVWAIGTGKSATPAQAQAVHKFIRDHIAKQDAAVAEQVIIQYGGSVNAANAAELFTQPDIDGALVGGASLKADAFAVIVKAAADAKRG, from the coding sequence ATGCGACATCCATTAGTTATGGGTAACTGGAAGCTGAACGGCAGCACTCACATGGTCAACGAACTGATCGCGGGTCTGCGTAAAGAGCTCAGCACCGTTGACGGCTGTGGCGTAGCGATTGCACCACCTGCTCTCTACCTCGATCAGGCTAATCATCAACTGGCTGGCAGCCGCATCGCACTGGGCGCGCAGAACGTTGACGTGAACCTGTCTGGTGCCTTCACTGGTGAAACTTCTGCCGACATGCTGAAAGACATCGGTGCGAAATACATCATCATCGGCCACTCTGAGCGCCGCACCTACCACAAAGAAAGCGATGAATTCATTGCGAAGAAATTTGGCGTGCTGAAAGACGCAGGCCTGATTCCGGTGCTGTGCATTGGCGAAACTGAAGCAGAAAACGAAGCAGGCCAGACGGAAGCCGTGTGTGCACGTCAGCTGGACGCCGTGCTGAACACGCTGGGTGCGAAAGCATTTGAAAACACCGTTGTCGCCTACGAACCTGTATGGGCTATCGGTACCGGCAAATCCGCGACCCCTGCGCAGGCGCAGGCCGTTCACAAATTCATCCGTGACCACATCGCCAAGCAAGATGCCGCGGTTGCTGAACAAGTGATCATCCAGTACGGCGGTTCTGTGAATGCAGCGAATGCTGCCGAGCTGTTCACCCAGCCGGACATCGACGGCGCGCTGGTTGGCGGTGCTTCACTGAAAGCCGACGCCTTTGCCGTTATCGTGAAAGCCGCAGCCGACGCTAAACGTGGCTAA
- the aguA gene encoding agmatine deiminase, with amino-acid sequence MSQPATSSLTTPHQDGFAMPAEWAPHDAVWMIWPYRTDNWREQGIPAQKTFARVAEAIAQNTPVIMGVPARYMADAQQVMPVNVTLVEMESDDAWMRDTGPTIVLNQAGERRGIDWQFNAWGGELGGLYEDWRQDEKVAAQVLDYHQAARYAAPLILEGGSIHVDGEGTLLTTAECLLNPNRNPHLSKAEIEQLMRDYLSISTIIWLEEGVYNDETDGHIDNMCCFVRPGEVALHWTDDENDPQYARSVAAYEVLSAARDAQGRELKIWKLPAPGPLYATKEEAQGVDSGDAVERLAGSRLAGSYVNFLISNQQIIFPLLDEKTDDVARDLLQQMFPGYLISGVPAREILLGGGNIHCITQQIPAVK; translated from the coding sequence ATGTCACAGCCAGCAACTTCCTCTCTCACGACGCCGCATCAGGATGGTTTTGCGATGCCCGCCGAATGGGCGCCGCATGATGCCGTGTGGATGATTTGGCCGTATCGCACTGACAACTGGCGCGAACAAGGCATTCCGGCGCAAAAAACGTTCGCGCGCGTGGCAGAAGCTATCGCTCAGAATACGCCGGTGATCATGGGCGTGCCTGCACGCTACATGGCGGATGCGCAACAAGTGATGCCGGTGAACGTCACGCTGGTGGAAATGGAAAGCGACGACGCCTGGATGCGCGATACCGGTCCAACCATCGTGCTGAATCAGGCCGGTGAGCGTCGGGGCATCGACTGGCAGTTCAACGCCTGGGGCGGCGAGTTGGGCGGTCTGTATGAAGACTGGCGTCAGGATGAGAAAGTCGCGGCACAGGTGCTGGACTATCATCAGGCTGCGCGCTATGCCGCGCCGCTGATTCTGGAAGGCGGCTCGATCCATGTCGATGGTGAAGGCACATTGCTGACCACAGCGGAATGCTTGCTCAATCCGAACCGTAACCCGCATCTGAGTAAGGCAGAAATCGAACAGCTGATGCGTGATTACCTCAGCATCTCGACGATTATCTGGCTGGAAGAGGGCGTGTACAACGACGAAACCGACGGCCATATCGATAACATGTGCTGCTTCGTGCGTCCCGGCGAAGTGGCGTTGCACTGGACGGATGACGAAAACGATCCGCAGTATGCTCGCTCCGTTGCGGCCTATGAGGTGCTGTCGGCCGCGCGGGATGCGCAAGGCCGTGAGCTGAAAATCTGGAAACTGCCGGCACCCGGCCCGCTGTATGCAACCAAAGAGGAAGCACAGGGCGTGGACAGCGGCGATGCCGTTGAACGCCTTGCCGGTTCGCGTCTGGCGGGGTCTTATGTGAATTTCCTGATCAGCAACCAGCAGATTATTTTCCCGCTGCTGGATGAGAAGACGGATGACGTTGCACGCGATCTGCTACAACAGATGTTCCCTGGCTACCTGATTAGCGGCGTGCCTGCGCGGGAAATCCTGCTGGGTGGGGGAAATATTCACTGCATTACGCAGCAAATCCCTGCGGTGAAGTAA
- the aguB gene encoding N-carbamoylputrescine amidase, whose product MKKVTVAATQMACSWDLPKNIENAEKLVRQAHAKGAQVILIQELFAAPYFCIDQSPEHYALAQELETSPLIKHFSALAAELNVVLPLSFFERANNAYYNSLVMIDADGTVLDVYRKTHIPNGPAYQEKQFFIPGDTGFKVWQTRYAKIGVGICWDQWFPETARSLALQGAELIFYPTAIGSEPAYPDIDSQPHWTRVQQGHAAANLVPVIASNRIGTEASKYIDGLEMTFYGSSFIADQTGALLAQANKTDEAILVHEFDLEAIAAQRASWGLFRDRRPDMYGTIATSDGKTWR is encoded by the coding sequence ATGAAAAAAGTTACCGTTGCCGCAACACAAATGGCGTGTTCCTGGGATCTGCCTAAGAACATTGAAAACGCCGAAAAACTGGTGCGACAAGCGCATGCAAAAGGCGCGCAGGTTATCCTGATTCAGGAGCTGTTTGCCGCACCGTATTTCTGTATCGATCAAAGCCCAGAGCATTATGCGCTGGCACAGGAGCTGGAAACCAGCCCGCTGATTAAGCATTTTTCCGCACTGGCGGCGGAGCTGAACGTGGTGCTGCCGTTGAGCTTCTTTGAGCGTGCCAATAACGCCTATTACAACTCGCTGGTGATGATTGACGCGGACGGCACCGTGCTGGACGTTTACCGCAAAACACATATTCCGAATGGTCCGGCGTATCAGGAGAAGCAATTCTTCATTCCGGGCGATACCGGTTTTAAAGTCTGGCAGACGCGCTACGCAAAAATCGGCGTGGGCATTTGCTGGGATCAGTGGTTCCCGGAAACCGCACGCAGCCTGGCGTTGCAGGGCGCAGAGCTGATTTTCTATCCGACCGCGATTGGTTCCGAACCTGCTTACCCGGATATCGACAGCCAGCCGCACTGGACTCGTGTTCAGCAAGGTCACGCTGCGGCGAATCTCGTGCCAGTGATCGCATCTAACCGTATTGGTACAGAAGCCAGCAAATACATCGACGGTCTGGAAATGACGTTCTACGGCTCGTCCTTCATTGCCGACCAAACTGGTGCGTTGCTGGCACAGGCCAATAAGACGGATGAAGCGATTCTGGTGCATGAATTTGATTTAGAAGCCATTGCTGCACAGCGTGCGTCATGGGGCCTGTTCCGCGACCGTCGTCCGGACATGTACGGCACGATCGCCACTTCTGACGGCAAGACCTGGAGATAA
- a CDS encoding ABC transporter ATP-binding protein, which translates to MSLHFQHITKHFTVNGAPLTVLQDIDLSLQAGELVAVIGASGCGKSTLLRLAAGIDTTERGRILIGERPVRGIPDDVSLVFQEPRLFPWLTVTDNIRLGMLNLNLSPAEVTRRIAHYLQMMGLEGFAAAWPHQLSGGMAQRVAIARGLVSTPRILLLDEPFGALDALTKQQLQVRLAEIRQQTDLTILLVTHDVEEAVFLADRVVVMSPRPGRISRIIPINLTYPRDRTSTALLEQRQAVSQALHQADAVEA; encoded by the coding sequence ATGTCCCTGCATTTTCAGCACATTACTAAACATTTTACCGTCAACGGCGCACCGCTGACGGTGTTACAGGACATCGATCTGTCGTTGCAGGCGGGCGAACTGGTTGCGGTCATCGGCGCCAGCGGCTGTGGTAAATCGACGCTGCTGCGTTTGGCGGCCGGGATTGATACCACGGAACGTGGGCGCATTCTGATTGGCGAACGGCCTGTGCGCGGTATTCCTGATGATGTCAGTCTGGTGTTCCAGGAACCGCGCCTGTTTCCGTGGCTCACCGTGACGGACAATATTCGCCTCGGTATGCTCAACCTCAATCTTTCTCCTGCGGAAGTGACGCGCCGTATTGCGCACTATCTCCAGATGATGGGGTTGGAAGGCTTTGCCGCCGCGTGGCCGCACCAGCTGTCGGGCGGAATGGCACAGCGCGTGGCGATCGCCCGGGGGCTGGTGTCGACGCCGCGAATTCTCTTGCTGGATGAACCTTTCGGTGCGTTGGATGCGCTGACCAAACAGCAGTTGCAGGTGCGTCTGGCGGAGATACGCCAGCAAACGGATTTGACGATCCTGCTGGTGACACACGATGTGGAGGAAGCCGTCTTTCTGGCGGACAGGGTGGTGGTGATGTCGCCTCGACCCGGCCGGATTAGCAGGATTATACCGATAAACCTCACTTATCCTCGTGACCGAACCAGCACTGCATTGTTGGAGCAACGACAAGCGGTCAGTCAGGCGCTACATCAGGCGGATGCTGTTGAAGCCTGA
- a CDS encoding ABC transporter permease — translation MMPKYPLRIRSAPDASLTAAALSAGYSALVVSLVVPLLVLVGWWLASRHGWMSEQILPSPLAVIDSARAFIPEELIHQLPISLLRLVIGFSGGIALGLVLGSLFGLNRRLNALFMPLFTVIAQIPTLAWIPLLMLSLGIGEALKLVVLVKSVTVPVTLYTCAGIQQTPQKLHEMARSLRLPPAAFLRYLILPAMLPYVMTGIRLAFSTGWVALIAVELLASSEGLGYLLVQSRQLFMLDLVFVCILIIGILGFAGERVLLKLERRWIHWPAPVLGRDSLGHALPSLSLTPWLAPALLVVLWQVSSTYAWVNVAFLPAPSRVIDALWTGLVQGGLSADLHASLLRALQGFVLGSAIGVLVGAVLGGWRIADRLFNPALSALRCVALFAWLPLITAWFGLGEIAKIVFIAVAAFFPVMLATRQGIAQLPPALLEVAQVLRLTPTQTLRTLILPSVLPPLFSGLRLALMHAWTGAIGAEYFMPSGEGLGGMMIRAQQLLESDRIMAGVVLIAAVAALFSRLITLSERRLTRWRFA, via the coding sequence ATGATGCCCAAATACCCGCTGCGGATACGCTCCGCCCCTGATGCTTCGCTGACAGCCGCTGCGCTGTCGGCGGGATACTCTGCGTTAGTCGTGTCTCTGGTTGTGCCGCTGCTGGTGCTCGTCGGCTGGTGGCTTGCCAGTCGTCACGGGTGGATGTCTGAACAGATCCTGCCTTCGCCGCTGGCGGTCATTGATAGCGCACGGGCTTTTATCCCTGAGGAGCTGATTCACCAGTTGCCCATCAGTCTGCTGCGGCTGGTGATTGGCTTTAGCGGGGGGATCGCGCTGGGTCTGGTGCTCGGTAGTCTCTTCGGTCTGAATCGGCGGCTGAATGCGCTATTTATGCCGTTGTTCACCGTTATCGCGCAGATCCCGACGCTGGCCTGGATTCCACTCTTGATGCTGTCACTGGGCATCGGCGAGGCGCTGAAGCTGGTAGTGCTGGTGAAATCGGTGACGGTGCCGGTGACGCTCTACACGTGTGCCGGCATTCAACAGACGCCGCAAAAGCTGCATGAAATGGCACGTAGCCTGCGTTTACCGCCTGCCGCTTTCCTGCGCTACCTGATTCTGCCTGCGATGCTGCCTTATGTGATGACGGGCATTCGGCTGGCGTTTTCTACCGGATGGGTCGCCTTGATTGCGGTTGAGCTGCTGGCATCCAGCGAAGGGCTGGGCTATCTGCTGGTGCAAAGCCGCCAGCTGTTCATGTTGGATTTAGTGTTCGTCTGCATTCTGATCATTGGAATCCTGGGATTTGCCGGAGAGCGTGTGCTGCTGAAGCTGGAGCGTCGCTGGATTCACTGGCCTGCACCGGTGCTGGGTCGCGATAGCTTGGGCCATGCGTTGCCGAGCCTGTCGCTGACGCCCTGGTTAGCGCCAGCGTTACTGGTTGTGCTGTGGCAGGTTAGCAGCACGTACGCGTGGGTGAATGTGGCTTTTCTTCCTGCGCCGAGTCGCGTGATCGACGCGTTGTGGACGGGGCTGGTTCAGGGCGGGCTGTCGGCCGATCTCCATGCCAGCCTGCTGCGTGCGCTACAGGGCTTTGTACTGGGCAGTGCGATCGGCGTGCTGGTCGGCGCGGTGCTCGGCGGCTGGCGCATCGCCGACAGGTTGTTTAATCCGGCGCTGTCCGCGCTGCGCTGCGTGGCGCTATTCGCCTGGCTGCCGCTGATTACGGCCTGGTTCGGGTTAGGGGAGATCGCCAAAATCGTGTTTATCGCCGTGGCGGCGTTCTTTCCCGTGATGCTGGCAACCCGTCAGGGGATTGCCCAGCTTCCCCCTGCGCTATTGGAAGTGGCGCAGGTGCTGCGTCTGACGCCGACGCAGACGCTTCGCACACTGATACTGCCCAGCGTGTTGCCACCGCTGTTTTCCGGCCTGCGGCTGGCGCTGATGCATGCGTGGACGGGGGCGATTGGCGCGGAGTATTTCATGCCGTCGGGAGAAGGGCTGGGCGGCATGATGATTCGCGCACAGCAGCTGCTTGAATCCGATCGCATCATGGCGGGCGTGGTGCTGATTGCCGCGGTGGCCGCGCTGTTTTCCCGATTGATTACCTTGTCTGAACGGCGGCTGACCCGCTGGCGTTTTGCGTGA
- a CDS encoding ExbD/TolR family protein, which yields MAFTSRNDEDVMSEMNITPLVDVMLVLLVVFIVTAPMLTNAIPIQLPKTSAVAPADRADPVVISIDGEQRVFINKENLAREQLVPRLQQAKAGNAELVVQVQADKDASYGAVAALLADVEQAGITRLSLLTQK from the coding sequence ATGGCGTTTACCTCGCGTAATGATGAAGACGTCATGAGTGAAATGAATATCACGCCGCTCGTGGACGTCATGCTGGTGCTGCTGGTGGTGTTTATTGTTACCGCGCCGATGTTGACCAATGCCATTCCGATTCAGCTCCCAAAAACGTCGGCGGTGGCACCCGCTGACCGTGCCGATCCGGTGGTGATTAGCATTGATGGCGAGCAGCGAGTGTTCATCAATAAAGAGAATCTGGCGCGTGAACAGCTGGTGCCGCGTCTGCAACAGGCTAAAGCGGGTAATGCGGAGCTGGTGGTGCAGGTGCAGGCAGATAAAGACGCGAGTTACGGTGCTGTCGCCGCGCTGCTGGCTGATGTCGAGCAGGCGGGGATTACCCGTCTTTCCCTGCTGACGCAAAAATAA
- a CDS encoding MotA/TolQ/ExbB proton channel family protein: MTLGHIELFSAEGAVILLLLLFSLVTWGLGLLKFVQYGRAQRRDRRFRAAFWQQNDISQTPETSARQPGSLANLALAAVKAPERIGGQLALNIHLPDRVERALQQQIQRERRSLESGLAVLASIGSTSPFIGLFGTVWGIMAALQEIGLSGSASLDTVAGPIGNALIATGIGIAVAVPAVLIYNYFLRCLKLAVADMDDFAHDVYSVMQAHDFHVNAFHTSAEPSAAAFSVKNLREVV, translated from the coding sequence ATGACGCTTGGACACATTGAGCTTTTTTCTGCGGAAGGCGCAGTGATTCTGTTATTGCTGCTGTTTTCTCTCGTCACCTGGGGGCTGGGGCTACTGAAATTTGTCCAGTACGGGCGGGCACAGCGGCGCGATCGGCGTTTCCGCGCGGCCTTCTGGCAGCAGAATGACATCAGCCAGACGCCGGAAACCAGCGCCAGACAGCCCGGTTCACTCGCCAATCTGGCGCTGGCTGCCGTTAAAGCGCCGGAACGTATTGGCGGACAGCTTGCGCTGAATATTCATCTGCCCGATCGGGTTGAACGTGCGCTGCAACAGCAGATTCAGCGTGAACGTCGTTCGCTGGAAAGCGGGCTGGCGGTTCTGGCCAGTATCGGCAGTACATCGCCGTTTATCGGCCTGTTTGGTACCGTCTGGGGGATTATGGCGGCGTTGCAGGAGATTGGACTTTCTGGTTCTGCCAGCCTGGATACCGTCGCAGGGCCGATTGGTAATGCGCTGATTGCGACCGGAATCGGGATTGCCGTCGCTGTTCCTGCGGTGCTGATTTACAACTACTTTTTACGCTGCCTCAAGCTGGCTGTCGCAGACATGGACGACTTCGCCCATGATGTCTACAGCGTGATGCAGGCGCACGATTTTCACGTCAACGCGTTTCATACTAGCGCGGAGCCATCGGCCGCCGCTTTCTCCGTGAAGAACCTGAGAGAGGTGGTCTGA
- a CDS encoding energy transducer TonB encodes MTELLYAGAVSGSRSYPPEPTPHASRVSGVVQQRVPTLNTTVSSRPERWLAVIATLLLHAAVLALFSRASTPPVTVPARPQPVSVELVAAVAEPVLQSQPVEPDVVAPPPEPTPSIADKPVDDNALLPLEPEKKEPERKVPEKKPEPAPKKVAVKKTPPAPTPKPQAEAVSATAPITPASVTQQAVAQPVDAPLTPPLANADYLHNPAPSYPDVAISRGYEGTVLLNVQVRADGKVQTIRIHQSSGYPSLDDAARNTVLRWSFVPARRGNQPVSGWVVVPVDFSLNS; translated from the coding sequence ATGACGGAATTACTCTATGCGGGAGCGGTGTCAGGATCCCGGTCTTATCCACCGGAGCCGACGCCGCACGCCAGCCGGGTGAGTGGCGTCGTGCAGCAGCGCGTACCGACGTTGAATACGACGGTGTCGTCCCGACCGGAACGTTGGCTGGCGGTGATAGCGACATTGCTGTTGCACGCGGCGGTGCTGGCGTTGTTCAGCCGCGCGTCGACACCGCCCGTTACGGTGCCCGCCCGACCACAGCCTGTCAGCGTCGAACTGGTTGCGGCGGTTGCAGAGCCGGTATTGCAATCCCAGCCTGTTGAACCTGACGTTGTGGCGCCACCGCCTGAACCTACGCCGTCCATCGCGGACAAGCCGGTGGATGATAATGCGCTATTGCCGCTGGAACCTGAAAAAAAAGAACCTGAGAGAAAAGTACCGGAGAAAAAGCCTGAGCCAGCGCCGAAAAAGGTCGCCGTGAAAAAGACCCCACCTGCGCCGACGCCAAAACCTCAGGCGGAAGCCGTATCGGCAACGGCCCCAATAACGCCCGCGTCGGTGACGCAACAGGCCGTCGCGCAGCCCGTTGACGCGCCGCTCACGCCGCCGCTGGCTAATGCTGACTATCTGCATAATCCCGCGCCGTCTTATCCCGATGTGGCAATTAGCCGCGGTTATGAAGGCACCGTACTCCTGAATGTGCAGGTACGTGCCGACGGCAAGGTGCAAACCATTCGGATTCATCAATCAAGCGGCTACCCCTCGTTGGACGATGCCGCCAGAAACACGGTGCTGCGCTGGTCTTTCGTTCCGGCGCGCCGCGGCAATCAGCCGGTTAGCGGTTGGGTGGTTGTTCCCGTCGATTTTTCGCTGAACTCATGA
- a CDS encoding ABC transporter substrate-binding protein, with protein MTTLGRKWLVTGLLAMGMAWSGIASAITEIRIAAPDIGAGTKPSGGGLLDVIHSQKLLEREFGKDGISVRWTFIKGAGPVINEAFGNHQVDVAYLGDLASIIGRARGLDTRVIAVASRGINHYLAVAKGSGIEKIADLKGKRIGIFRGTAGELSFVSALDSQGLKPSDVKLINLDFAAASAALAAGQIDATWGGSNTLSLRDKGLADIPLSSRDLGGAGQLSGFLLVDEKFAKGNEDILRRLVKVQREAANWASDAKNKDEFIQLLATQSGYPENILRVEWDTLPPLSERLSPELDTAYVDKLKRAVKLAYESRLIRQPFDVDKWLDDSYLKATQ; from the coding sequence ATGACGACATTAGGACGAAAATGGTTAGTGACCGGCTTATTGGCAATGGGTATGGCCTGGTCAGGCATCGCATCGGCTATCACCGAAATTCGTATTGCCGCACCGGACATCGGCGCAGGCACAAAACCCAGTGGCGGCGGCCTGCTTGACGTCATTCACAGCCAGAAGCTGCTGGAGCGCGAGTTTGGCAAAGACGGGATCAGCGTCCGCTGGACGTTTATTAAAGGCGCAGGCCCCGTCATCAACGAAGCGTTTGGCAACCATCAGGTTGACGTGGCCTACCTCGGGGATTTAGCCAGCATTATCGGCCGTGCGCGCGGGCTGGATACACGCGTGATCGCCGTGGCATCACGCGGCATCAATCACTATCTGGCGGTGGCGAAAGGTTCCGGTATTGAGAAAATCGCCGATCTGAAAGGTAAACGCATCGGGATCTTTCGCGGAACAGCAGGTGAGCTTTCGTTCGTCAGCGCGCTCGATTCACAGGGCCTGAAGCCTTCTGACGTGAAGCTGATCAATCTCGATTTCGCAGCGGCCAGCGCGGCGTTAGCCGCTGGACAGATTGACGCTACCTGGGGCGGCAGCAATACGCTCTCGTTGCGGGATAAAGGGCTGGCGGACATTCCGCTGTCGAGCCGTGACCTGGGCGGTGCAGGCCAGCTCAGCGGCTTCCTGCTGGTGGATGAGAAATTTGCCAAAGGCAACGAGGATATTCTGCGCCGCTTAGTTAAAGTTCAACGAGAGGCGGCAAACTGGGCCAGCGATGCTAAAAATAAAGATGAATTTATTCAACTCTTAGCCACCCAGTCAGGCTACCCGGAAAATATATTACGCGTCGAATGGGACACATTACCGCCATTATCTGAGCGTCTTTCACCCGAATTAGATACCGCCTATGTGGATAAATTAAAACGCGCAGTAAAACTGGCCTATGAATCACGGCTTATTCGGCAACCTTTTGATGTCGATAAATGGCTGGATGATTCTTACCTGAAAGCCACCCAATAA